The genomic segment TTCCGATAGATCCTACTCCCTTTTGAGTTCTCCCCATATTGTCGTAAGCAATTGAGGTTGTGGTGAGACCGGCAATGCATACGCAGGGTCAAACCAATCTCCTAAATAACTCCAAGACTCTCCATCCGTAAGTTGGACCGACGCCTCTGTGTCCAAACTAATTTTGTAGATTTGCATATCTATGTTGGCATCAATGGCATTGTAAAGGAGTTCGCTCCCATTCGGAGACCATACCGGGTTGACAGCTCTTCTCCCTTCTTCAATCACCTGCTGAAGACCGGTGCCATCACGATTCACAATATAGATCGTTACCAATTTGAAGTCTTCTCGCCGAACCTCAACGCGATTGTTCCAAGAAAAGGCGAGTTTATCGCCAAGCGGAGACCAAGCAGGATACCGAACCCACTTTGGTTCTTTAGGGAAAGGGAAGAATGTTTGTTTGTTCGTTCGCACTTTGAGCAAACTGAAACGTCTCGGTTTGTCCAATGCGCCGCTGCGAAAGATGATTTCTGTGCCATCGGGAGACCATGCCGGTCTGTAACCAATCGCCACACGCTCTTCATCTTTTCCATCGATTGTGCCAATATAGAGCAAAGTGTTTCCAATTTCTCCATAACTATAGGCGATGCGTTTGCCATCGGGAGACCATGTTGGACTGCTTCGTCTCTTCCATTTGTCAAACACCTTTCGGACATTAGAACCATCTGGGTCCATGAGATACAAATCCCAAGTTCCCCATGCCTTGTGCTCGCGATCGGAAGCGAAAAGGATGTATTCACCTGCTGGCGACCAAACTGGAGAAATATCGTCTGCGCGATGCTTGGTGAGATTCACCTGCTCGCTACCATCAGGATTCATGAGATAGATGTCCCGATTCTCTCCTATACCGGCTGTGGCAAACACAATTTTTGCCGTATCGGGTGCCTTTGCGAAAACAGCACATACTTTCAAACACAACACGGATACACCAAAAAAAGAAAATAAAAACTGGACCTTATATTTCATGAGAACATCTCCTTAACGAGAATGAATCGCGGAGAAGTATGGGCTCGGTTTTGATAGTGTATCCCTATACTGCTCTTCAGCGTCTGAGGCAGGCGCACTTTCAAAGCGCGCCTCCTCATTGGTTAGTTAATATTCCTCAAAAATAATCAGTGACGAAGAAGGCAAAATTCTCTCGTCCCAACCATTTCTAAGAGTAGTATTACTCTGGATGACAACTGCCATGATCATGGCAGAAATATCCCATAGGACAATGTCCATCGTGGTCGCAAGATTGTGCATTAGCTTCTGGTGTTCCTACAATAGCTTGTGCGAGCAGAACACTTCCCACCGCCGCACCGAGCGTCAGTGGGGATTTGACTCCCACTTTGCCTTCTTCGGACTGGACGAATTCGCGGATTTTACCGCGCAGATTCTTTTTCATATCGGTTTTTTCCTTTCTGCCGGGCTCTCGTCCGGCGAGATTGACTTCCCAACTCCGGTCAGGAACCCATTTCCAAGACGAATTCATTCGCTACGGAAGTGAAGCCTTTCCCTTGGAAATGTCTGAAAACTGCCTCGATTTCAGCAGGTGTATGCTCTTCCGCTAACATTTCTATCAAAGCGGTTTTAAGACAGTCATATCTATTGCTCGCCGCTCGGTACACACTGGACTCGGTGGTTCCAGACCCCGGATCATACCGACGGCAGAAAACCAGCGGAGACACATTTCTTTCTCTTCTAAAGGCATTCGCGCTTTGCTGATGCCCCTCTTCAAAGCACTGAACGATTTCTTGTGCTACTTTTTCCCAAGTGAATTTTTGAGCCAAACCCTTGGCAACGTTTTCGCATTCGGTGCGTGTATGAGAGGGTTTTAACCATTGATTTATTGCCTGCGACAACTCCGACATTGAGACATGGAAATTGCCAAAACCACGCCACTCCGATTTCACAACAGCACCAGCACCTGCTACCTCCGGTGGAAGTCCATATTGCGTCATAGCAATACATGGCGTGCCATATGCCATCGCCTCTAAAACCAACGAAAGCGGTGTTCCCGGAATCGCAGGGAAACAGACGAGATCGAGTGCTTGAAAGAAGATAGGTAATATGGAATGCGTCTCATCATCATCTACGCTGAACATTACCACGTTGCTTGGTGGATTCGTGTAATGTTCCGCCAAGAACGGATCGTAGACAAAAATCGAAAGATGTGGATTGGCACGAGCAAATGCCGAAATCAGTTTTGCAGCATAATTGGGTTCAAATCCAGAAATTAACCCTACGACGGGCTGTTGTGCAAATATCGGTTTTTCAAAGAGAGCGGCGGCATATTGCTTCGCCAAGTGCTGGCACATCGGTTTACCAACGTTGATACCATTCGGAATCACACGAACGTTTCTTCCCGACACACCACATTCCATAAGCCACTCCTTTACCCACGAGGCTTTGACAACCAGCGTGTCGCCTACATTTTGAAAAGCACAAATGTTCAAAAGTGTTTCAAGTGTTGAACCTTGCAATTATAGCAAGCCTTCCTTGTCGAGTTCCTCGAATCTTTCAAACGCCTCAAGAATGTCGTCCTCTATATAAGAGGTCTTCAGCGTCTGGACGATTTCTGCGTTTGTTTGTGTTTTCGCGAGTTTTAAGATGTCCGCTATTACGTCAGAAAGCTCAACGGCACGTGCTTTCTCGATGTCTGCTGCATAGAGAACACCCTCCGTCTCAAAGAGATGGAGTTGGCGCAAAGTTTTTGGAAAATCAAGCAATATTTCTTTTTACCTTTCGACTGTAATTAAAACTTCTGAACTATTAAAGACACAATTTTTGTCCAAAAACGTGCATAATCCAAAAAAAATGAAAATTTTATCTAACAATTACCCAAAATTGCTTGTAACTGCCGAAAAAAATAAAAAAATCAAATTTTTCTGTGGTTATGCACGTTTTCTCTCAGAAATTGTGTCTTTAAGGGCACGTCAGCGGATAAAGTGTTTTTACTTTATTCAACCGAACAAAGATTATGGCTATTGGGCGCAGGAATGTTTCTTGCAGATGAGGATGTTGTAAAGTATAGATTTTCAAGCATGAGAGAATATAGGATTCCTTACTTGACATTGTCACTAAAAGAAGTTGAGAAGTAAGGAGGTAGTCTATGCGAGATAGAAATAAGAGGGGGTCAATACAACAAGTCTCTGAATTTCGACAACAGAATTGAGAACATGCGTATACCCCGCACTTACATGCAGGTTAAGGAATTACGCGACGATCCTCAATGGAAACAGAAAATCCAAGCCGGTGAAGGGTTATTAACCATTTCAATTGAGTAAACATCCATTTTTGTATCAAAGCGTTCCACTTCGGTTGTGTCTGAAACCTACTCCCGTTTCAGTTCGCCCCATACTGTTGTTAGCAATTGAGGTTGTGGTGAAACCGGCAAAGCGAACGCCGGATCAAACCAATCGGATGGGGCATTCCAATCAATATGCGTCAACTGCCTTGGCTCCCCTCCACCTAAAGCGATTTTAAAGATTTGTGCACGATTGTTTCCAGGACGC from the Candidatus Poribacteria bacterium genome contains:
- a CDS encoding glycosyltransferase family 4 protein, translated to MQGSTLETLLNICAFQNVGDTLVVKASWVKEWLMECGVSGRNVRVIPNGINVGKPMCQHLAKQYAAALFEKPIFAQQPVVGLISGFEPNYAAKLISAFARANPHLSIFVYDPFLAEHYTNPPSNVVMFSVDDDETHSILPIFFQALDLVCFPAIPGTPLSLVLEAMAYGTPCIAMTQYGLPPEVAGAGAVVKSEWRGFGNFHVSMSELSQAINQWLKPSHTRTECENVAKGLAQKFTWEKVAQEIVQCFEEGHQQSANAFRRERNVSPLVFCRRYDPGSGTTESSVYRAASNRYDCLKTALIEMLAEEHTPAEIEAVFRHFQGKGFTSVANEFVLEMGS